The DNA region AAGAAAAACAATACTTACCATACTCAAAGAGACAACAGCAAGTGTTGCTCTCAGGACATGTGTAGTAACTGTCACATTGAGTGGGAGGCTTGATGGGAGATGGAGGTGAAGGTCCCGGGTTTGGTGGGTTTTGGCCATTCTTGATCGGATATGAAGGCTCCACAGCGATACCACATTTTCCCGCTGAAGCTGCAATGTTACGCTCCATCCTTATGTATCCGCTCTCTCCCCAGCTTGACCCCCATGAGTTTTTCACAATCCAGTAGTCTTTTCCGTTCTCTGTTCCGTATCCTACCGCCAAAACTCCGTGGTCTAGATCCGTTCCGCAAATTCCATCAAATATACCCTTCAGAAGGAAAATAACACAGTAAAAACATTAGATTACAGAGATgtaaaagcaaacaaacaacCTAGGCAATGATATAACTCCTAAGAACTATGAGAACATGGTAAAAATACGTACTGAATCATAGAGCTGGAACGCACGACCACCACCCTCAATGGCGACGCTAATTGGTTGGTTAGAAAGTGCTTTCTTCAAGGAGTCTTCACTATTGGCTGGCACATCCTCATATGAATCAATTGTGACAACTTTAGCGTTTTTCTggaacgaaaaaaaaaacagagaagtgATATAAGAATCATCCACAAGTTGTTAAGAATTATAATTCCTGGTCAAAACACGAACTCTGGTCTGGTCACAACGTCCGTCAACACCCTTATATGGAtaatcttcctctgtatcaatTCCACCGTTATTGATAATGAACTCAAAGGCATAGTCCATGAGGCCTCCGTTACAACCTTCATTGTATGAAGTGTCACAATCAACCAATTCTTGCTCAGACAAAGATATTAAGTCTCCGGTCACGATTTTGTTTATGCCCTCCACTGCCCCGATGGCTGAAAACGCCCAACAACTCCcttcattattaaaaaaaaattagttaattaattaatcattATTAACATTAGCTTACGATAAACCATTAacatcaaaagaaaacataccTA from Raphanus sativus cultivar WK10039 chromosome 8, ASM80110v3, whole genome shotgun sequence includes:
- the LOC108819191 gene encoding cysteine proteinase RD21A-like gives rise to the protein MKLLNLVILFLTMIAVSSAMDMSIISYDESHHTLAGSRSDAEVSRLYEEWQVKHGKVQNALTETKDQRFEIFKDNLRFIDDHNRKNLSYRLGLTKFAHLTNDEYRSMYVGSRLKRKSTTTSLRYKARLGDALPESVDWRKEGAVAEVKDQGSCGSCWAFSAIGAVEGINKIVTGDLISLSEQELVDCDTSYNEGCNGGLMDYAFEFIINNGGIDTEEDYPYKGVDGRCDQTRKNAKVVTIDSYEDVPANSEDSLKKALSNQPISVAIEGGGRAFQLYDSGIFDGICGTDLDHGVLAVGYGTENGKDYWIVKNSWGSSWGESGYIRMERNIAASAGKCGIAVEPSYPIKNGQNPPNPGPSPPSPIKPPTQCDSYYTCPESNTCCCLFEYGKYCFSWGCCPLEAATCCDDNYSCCPHDYPVCDLDQGTCLMSKNSPFSVKALKRKPAMPLWSHGRKNIA